The Cannabis sativa cultivar Pink pepper isolate KNU-18-1 unplaced genomic scaffold, ASM2916894v1 Contig3, whole genome shotgun sequence genome window below encodes:
- the LOC115702541 gene encoding uncharacterized protein LOC115702541: protein MDDQQIPSLLSENNNENNQNNDGLLLSNNNDKVKDSPSNSTAVKKRRGAVQLIKVALYMIRRRSGKSKSTVDVASSGGSLWNCLVGSMRPLHLQSHGTPRHHHAATHDHKNNAVITSPMSPGASSSYSTDDDTSRYASAANLQALDTESRYASAENLRALDDSECEDDHGHDENGGDEMIDAKAEEFIAQFYQQIRLQRLNSMDRRYNEMIQRSIG, encoded by the coding sequence ATGGATGATCAACAAATACCGTCACTGCTATCAGAAAACAACAACGAAAACAATCAAAATAATGACGGCCTATTATTATCGAATAATAATGATAAGGTGAAGGACTCTCCGTCTAATTCTACGGCCGTCAAGAAACGGAGGGGAGCGGTGCAACTGATCAAGGTGGCGCTGTACATGATCCGACGTCGTTCTGGAAAATCCAAGTCGACGGTTGACGTGGCATCATCAGGAGGAAGCCTTTGGAATTGCCTAGTTGGCTCCATGCGCCCTTTGCATCTCCAAAGCCACGGCACTCCACGTCATCATCACGCTGCAACCCATGATCATAAAAACAACGCCGTTATAACGTCACCGATGTCCCCTGGTGCCTCCAGCTCCTACTCCACGGACGATGACACGAGCCGCTACGCCTCTGCGGCCAATCTTCAAGCCCTCGACACCGAGAGCCGCTATGCCTCAGCGGAGAATCTTCGGGCGCTTGATGATAGTGAATGTGAAGATGATCATGGTCATGATGAAAATGGTGGAGATGAGATGATTGATGCCAAGGCTGAGGAGTTTATTGCTCAGTTTTACCAACAGATAAGGCTTCAGCGCTTGAACTCCATGGATCGCCGTTACAATGAGATGATTCAGAGGTCAATTGGTTGA